The proteins below come from a single Gammaproteobacteria bacterium genomic window:
- the smg gene encoding DUF494 domain-containing protein Smg — MKETVLDVLMYLFDNYMDADADLSTDEESLRMELIEAGFSEAEVGKAFLWLEGLSEQRGTLPVALNHSLRVYTDHELERLNVESRGFLLFLEQIGVLDPTTRELIIDRIMALETDDIDLDQLKWVVLMVLFNQPGHEAALAWMEDMVFNETHGYLH, encoded by the coding sequence ATGAAAGAAACAGTCCTGGATGTGCTCATGTACCTCTTCGACAATTATATGGATGCAGATGCAGACCTCAGCACTGACGAAGAATCTTTGCGAATGGAACTCATCGAGGCTGGCTTTTCCGAGGCAGAAGTCGGTAAAGCCTTTCTGTGGCTCGAAGGACTTTCCGAGCAGCGCGGTACTCTGCCCGTCGCCCTTAACCATTCGTTGCGGGTGTATACCGACCATGAATTGGAGCGCTTGAACGTAGAAAGTCGCGGTTTTCTTCTGTTCCTAGAGCAGATTGGGGTGCTCGACCCCACTACCCGTGAATTGATTATTGACCGCATTATGGCTCTGGAAACGGACGATATTGACCTGGATCAATTAAAGTGGGTAGTGCTTATGGTCCTATTCAATCAGCCCGGTCACGAAGCCGCCTTAGCCTGGATGGAAGATATGGTGTTTAACGAGACCCACGGTTATCTTCACTAA